A stretch of Channa argus isolate prfri chromosome 16, Channa argus male v1.0, whole genome shotgun sequence DNA encodes these proteins:
- the alms1 gene encoding serine-rich adhesin for platelets isoform X8, with product MILCSISGVFRFRVQLPSVGRFQYLAWLLADEGVSQSVGQTPKNQPTQSHHSASCNLRQPGPTTDDVELQQPGGHSLQLEFQDSNLSPALTLLAATAGVEHNLTEYLLFHQSDNEFAPLRAYPDNSVASVRFHALSQEWTTQASECGSLSQATVLSDERASSCCSLSQHSLSPEADRLNESSHFSTDKQKAPSIVDTGSSENGLESLGKLVGETNEDETLFLSKDIPAQQLLERLQKDIGMPSSSSAISSSSGMSVKSTASLVRDSKSTKVCKPGTDQSLFRIEGPPGEASLSQQQTREPDICTNPEQSQTLSSEVCNITTGSRSTQPDDTTEALHRELLAEAERHSKHEAESKQKQEKSPTSPCSSLTQIPTEISEGKLGVTRTNPGGAPWTCVFSAGVIPRVHQQQDHWSFGNQTGIDGSYLGFLPQSQSTPGVFKATPKSSVKTKLGQLSVVESDKENSMNQSNTGTGTSPQPDPVAEDHCSQVKKQGQQETTSEKVQFLPSLNYMQKVDAWRANQSSGNTSLFDSLALQGFSGISPKKKAYDAVSDTLNHILSQQVKSLQQPPVSSTANQTVTQRSSSVISCSSFPGIGQAVGSAPNDKDNTVSVAQSGAPPFGRSQSHSSHSTVVMSEKKVQKTAKPPEKDKSQIPNDFQKPSTTVQASPLMTLSQFSDVSVDRVALSSSQDSYNSGLKLRASIGASSVTSLEVDNYAPYWTSKLSTPPPQPRHQELNIEERIPVYLHNLGIDQSPSKILTPFVPRGPIREPEFSPTDLCTIRGSIGTPTKSAEPSEGGSPHKGEFSRSSILSVESSISIPLCVDSLSPAVLIPDQTTCPSLSDTEAIHTASRSPSSSQPYKDNHVSVLHSSQQQPKESSLTSNQNVVQLGQRFGSEVSLGTKLTCGERNVGSPLPTSRSLNQSTEDSFESSKALRDISSLRTKTPRLQDYSFTSSSTAEDPRTHSSFLVARSSSDSMLTSEKLKQSYPSTQALVAAPAVAIGTQDGTATLVLSKPARRTEPEGCSAAPPDSKIPTQPAVIIPLPPVSTQQLSSTSSDTVGAPEEDETTKIGHPTHSRSSSIIVSETDQGLLSDGSSESSLAVRVAKLLQSESPSTMVSSSNSITDQEESKAKEWIKLKISGQRCESRELDKEDRDRIEEIKKDLLLKNIMMSQESTDTESSGTCNVVVPVRQDPPQPVETFVAFSKMNDRTMQGLSTDLPDSTVQLQHPRHLKLEARIHEIAAREGVTLPRTHPCPLKSITIATRKRSTSSSPSTSPAPPLSPAPEPLHLAELSTEAVEHPKANKQLPLSENEDSKTTREAALEFEPSSLSTRNQDPNSQLMSGNKKRQDTVGGQLEDNPSPSQNVHKEDVNDEVSVQDRTLSNGHGAEQAIGITTSASPPKTGHINRVHFTLSPKASDHRQTSAVLSSFDDDVTEVPAKFVPPRYSSSTASSADEGFCFSSPPEWFETREQIRQHGLERTDSSILFKTAVSQGTSTYTSAQSSAPHHRPEVSPGHLNTESSAMPVLLPYKPGGSEELFYVPQTEADVSSTGPSDTTIESSHTGSDDALPPRFSSDILGHLNPGLDRGVTIRHTEGIYSKRFKTATFRMQQPERRDASVATDKSETCQSQVLHQSSQVSGAFTRVPTSSKQEPSTRDQGTSPVPFFTHNSPEPSNEAFQPVRMEMDHDRKSPHVNQNFIGDSREQQSRYPGIHHPDSQQRSLDELWQRFCHLLRLEESRPATEREASLLDRLERLSHSIHNTRAADVPEQAEEYHDSYPINQKLGMRRKHATGEEKRHLRGDESSLRYEAREAERNIGGSKRMEDDLPSYTWTQRLQVEKSQPAGDDSHAFFTSSLSRSSFQSQHLCPADRDGTDTLSTVSGSMSTIDTARLIRAFGAHRVQYLKSSPSLSKLYSTINKQKEGKEQRTGRNLAAPHISTQSETSGTDESVAADSASSTSTYMLPSHSGPSRTFGTKKAVKLVSKGIQAETISE from the exons ATGATATTATGCAGCATCTCTGGCGTGTTTCGCTTTCGCGTGCAATTACCTAGCGTTGGCCGATTTCAGTACCTAGCTTGG CTGCTAGCAGATGAAGGTGTAAGTCAGTCTGTTGGACAAACGCCCAAAAACCAACCAACTCAAAGTCACCACAGTGCCAGTTGCAACCTAAGGCAGCCTGGACCTACTACAGATGATGTTGAGCTTCAACAGCCAGGAGGACATTCTTTGCAACTAG AATTTCAGGACAGTAATTTGTCTCCAGCCCTTACCCTGTTGGCTGCAACTGCTGGTGTGGAACACAACTTGACTGAATACTTATTATTCCATCAAAGTGACAATGAATTTGCCCCTTTAAg ggCGTACCCTGACAATTCAGTGGCATCAGTGAGATTTCATGCTCTGTCCCAGGAATGGACCACTCAGGCCTCTGAGTGTGGCTCATTGTCGCAGGCAACTGTCCTCTCTGACGAAAGAGCAAgcagctgctgctctctgtCCCAACATAGTTTGTCGCCAGAGGCTGACCGACTAAATGAAAGCTCTCACTTCTCAACTGACAAACAGAAAGCACCATCCATAGTTGACACAGGTAGCAGTGAAAATGGTTTAGAATCACTAGGCAAACTAGTGGGGGAGACTAATGAGGATGAGACTTTGTTTTTGAGTAAGGATATTCCTGCCCAGCAACTTCTGGAACGCCTTCAGAAAGATATTGGCATGCCAAGCAGCAGTAGTGCCATTTCCTCTTCCTCAGGGATGTCTGTGAAGAGCACAGCATCTCTGGTTAGAGACTCTAAAAGCACTAAAGTTTGCAAACCAGGCACTGACCAAAGCCTGTTTAGAATAGAAGGTCCTCCAGGTGAAGCTTCTCTTTCTCAACAGCAAACACGAGAACCTGATATATGTACAAACCCTGAACAATCTCAAACACTGTCGTCTGAGGTCTGTAACATTACCACGGGGTCCCGCAGCACTCAGCCTGATGACACTACTGAAGCATTACACAGAGAGCTTCTGGCTGAGGCAGAGAGGCACAGCAAACATGAAGCTgaatctaaacaaaaacaggagaaaagtcCCACATCACCATGTTCATCGCTCACACAAATTCCTACAGAGATTTCTGAAGGCAAGTTAGGTGTGACAAGAACAAATCCTGGTGGTGCACCATGGacatgtgtgttttcagcaggtGTTATACCAAGAGTTCACCAACAGCAAGACCATTGGTCCTTTGGAAACCAAACAGGGATTGATGGGTCCTACCTGGGTTTTCTTCCACAGTCGCAGTCCACTCCAGGGGTTTTTAAGGCCACACCTAAATCAAGTGTCAAGACTAAATTAGGGCAACTTTCTGTTGTAGAATCTGATAAAGAGAACTCAATGAATCAATCAAACACAGGCACAGGCACCTCTCCACAGCCAGATCCTGTTGCTGAAGACCATTGTTCTCAAGTGAAAAAGCAGGGCCAACAGGAAACTACCTCTGAAAAAGTGCAGTTTCTCCCAAGTCTCAACTATATGCAGAAAGTAGACGCTTGGAGGGCAAATCAGAGTTCAGGCAATACGTCGCTGTTTGATAGCTTGGCTCTGCAAGGATTTTCTGGTATCTCTCCCAAAAAGAAAGCTTACGATGCAGTATCTGACACTCTGAATCATATCCTCAGTCAGCAGGTGAAGAGTTTACAACAGCCTCCAGTCTCAAGTACTGCCAACCAGACTGTCACACAGAGGTCCTCCTCAGTTATATCTTGCTCCTCTTTTCCAGGAATAGGACAGGCAGTGGGTAGTGCTCCTAATGACAAGGATAACACTGTGTCTGTAGCTCAGAGCGGTGCTCCTCCATTTGGCAGGTCACAATCCCACTCCTCTCATAGCACAGTTGTCATGTCGGAAAAGAAAGTTCAAAAGACGGCGAAACCtccagaaaaagacaaaagtcagATACCGAATGACTTCCAGAAGCCAAGCACCACAGTTCAAGCATCACCTCTCATGACACTCAGTCAGTTCAGTGATGTGTCGGTTGATAGAGTGGCACTTTCAAGTTCCCAAGATAGTTACAACAGTGGACTTAAATTAAGAGCTTCGATTGGAGCTTCTTCTGTCACCAGCCTAGAGGTTGATAATTATGCCCCATACTGGACATCAAAACTGTCAACACCGCCACCTCAGCCCAGGCATCAAGAGCTCAACATTGAAGAACGAATTCCG GTGTATCTTCATAACCTAGGTATTGACCAGTCTCCCTCGAAAATCTTGACTCCATTTGTACCCAGAGGGCCAATCAGAGAGCCTGAGTTCTCTCCCACTGATCTCTGCACAATCAGAGGCTCTATTGGTACCCCGACCAAGAGTGCAGAACCTTCTGAAG GTGGCAGTCCTCATAAAGGGGAGTTTTCCAGGTCCAGCATTCTGTCAGTGGAGTCAAGTATATCCATACCATTATGTGTGGACAGTCTTAGTCCAGCTGTACTGATCCCAGATCAGACTACGTGTCCTTCATTGTCAGATACAGAAGCTATCCACACTGCATCCAGGAGTCCATCCTCCTCCCAGCCTTATAAAGACAACCATGTTTCTGTACTGCATTCCAGCCAGCAACAACCGAAAGAAAGCAGTTTAACCAGCAACCAGAATGTTGTCCAGCTGGGACAGAGGTTTGGTTCTGAGGTGTCATTAGGTACCAAGTTGACGTGTGGTGAAAGAAACGTTGGGTCACCCTTGCCAACAAGCCGTAGTTTAAATCAAAGTACAGAGGATTCTTTTGAAAGCTCAAAGGCCTTGAGGGACATCTCCTCACTGAGGACGAAAACCCCCAGACTGCAGGACTACTCATTCACTTCCTCCTCTACCGCTGAAGATCCCAGAACTCATTCCTCCTTTCTGGTGGCTAGGTCGTCATCTGACTCTATGCTTACCtctgagaaattaaaacaaagttatcCATCCACACAAGCTCTTGTTGCAGCCCCTGCAGTAGCTATAGGGACACAAGATGGTACTGCGACTCTGGTCCTTTCCAAACCAGCCCGACGAACAGAGCCTGAGGGCTGCAGTGCTGCACCTCCTGATAGCAAAATCCCAACACAGCCAGCTGTTATCATCCCTCTGCCACCTGTGAGTACGCAGCAGCTCTCATCTACTTCTTCAGACACAGTGGGGGCACCAGAAGAGGACGAAACAACTAAAATTGGACATCCAACACATAGTAGGTCCTCCTCAATTATAGTCAGTGAAACAGATCAGGGATTGCTGAGTGATGGAAGCAGTGAGAGCTCACTGGCGGTCAGAGTGGCCAAGTTACTCCAGAGCGAATCTCCATCTACAATGGTGTCCAGTTCAAACAGCATCACTGACCAAGAAGAGAGCAAAGCCAAAG AGTGGATAAAGCTGAAGATCTCAGGACAGCGGTGTGAGTCTCGGGAGTTGGACAAAGAAGATAGAGACCGAATTGAGGAGATCAAGAAAGACCTTCTGTTGAAAAACATTATGATG AGCCAGGAGAGCACAGATACCGAGAGCAGTGGAACATGCAATGTTGTGGTCCCGGTGAGACAGGATCCACCTCAGCCAGTAGAGACATTCGTCGCTTTTAGTAAGATGAACGACCGGACGATGCAAGGCCTTAGCACAGACCTCCCTGATTCCACTGTGCAGCTTCAGCACCCTCGCCACCTAAAATTGGAGGCTCGTATACATGAAATTGCAGCCAGAGAAGGAGTCACTCTCCCCAGAACACACCCTTGTCCCCTTAAATCGATCACTATTGCCACCCGGAAgcgctccacctcctcctctccctccacaTCACCTGCGCCTCCACTCAGCCCAGCTCCAGAGCCACTCCACCTGGCTGAGCTCTCCACAGAAGCAGTTGAACACCCTAAAGCTAATAAGCAGCTTCCGCTTTCTGAGAATGAAGACAGTAAGACTACTCGAGAGGCAGCGTTGGAGTTTGAACCAAGCAGTCTCTCTACCAGAAATCAAGATCCAAATTCTCAGTTAATGTCAGGAAATAAGAAGAGGCAAGACACTGTTGGAGGCCAACTTGAAGATAATCCTTCACCCTCACAAAATGTCCATAAAGAAGATGTGAATGATGAGGTATCTGTCCAGGATCGCACTCTTTCTAATGGTCATGGAGCCGAACAGGCCATAGGCATAACTACCTCTGCGTCCCCTCCTAAGACTGGTCACATCAATCGTGTCCATTTCACTCTGTCCCCAAAAGCAAGTGATCACAGACAAACCAGTGCTGTCCTCTCCAGTTTTGACGATGATGTTACAGAGGTGCCAGCAAAATTTGTTCCCCCTAGATACTCCTCTTCTACTGCTAGCAGTGCAGAcgaaggtttttgtttttccagtccACCAGAGTGGTTTGAAACACGAGAGCAAATCAGACAGCACGGGCTTGAACGCACCGACTCTTCCATCCTATTTAAAACCGCTGTATCTCAAGGTACATCCACCTATACATCTGCACAATCTTCTGCACCTCATCACAGACCTGAAGTTTCCCCAGGGCACTTAAACACTGAATCATCAG CAATGCCTGTTTTGTTGCCTTATAAACCTGGTGGTAGTGAGGAGCTCTTCTACGTCCCTCAGACAGAAGCTGATGTCTCTTCTACAGGTCCCTCTGACACAACCATAGAGAGCTCACACACAG GCTCAGACGACGCCTTGCCCCCACGATTCAGTAGTGACATCCTCGGGCACCTCAATCCAGGGTTGGACCGTGGAGTCACTATCAGACATACAGAGGGCATCTACAGCAAGAGGTTCAAAACGGCTACCTTCAGAATGCAGCAACCTGAACGCAGAG ATGCTTCTGTGGCAACAGATAAAAGCGAAACCTGTCAGAGCCAAGTGCTGCATCAATCGTCTCAGGTGTCAGGTGCCTTTACCAGAGTCCCAACATCAAGCAAACAAGAACCCTCCACGAGAGACCAAGGAACCAGCCCGGTTCCGTTTTTTACTCATAATTCACCAGAGCCAAGTAATGAGGCATTTCAGCCTGTTCGTATGGAGATGGACCATGACAGAAAAAGTCCTCATGTGAACCAAAACTTCATCGGTGATTCCAGAGAACAGCAGAGCCGGTATCCTGGCATCCATCACCCTGACTCGCAGCAAAGAAGTTTGGACGAGCTGTGGCAGAGGTTCTGTCATCTGTTGAGACTAGAGGAGTCGCGGCCAGCTACCGAAAGAGAGGCTTCACTGCTGGACCGTCTTGAGCGCTTGTCTCATTCAATTCATAACACAAGAGCTGCTGATGTGCCAGAACAAGCGGAGGAATATCATGATTCTTACCCCATAAATCAGAAGCTAGGAATGAGGCGCAAACATGCTACAGGAGAAGAAAAGCGGCATCTGAGAGGGGACGAAAGCAGTTTACGCtatgaggccagagaagcagaGCGGAACATCGGGGGAAGTAAACGGATGGAAGATGATCTCCCCAGTTACACCTGGACACAGAGGCTTCAGGTAGAGAAGTCTCAGCCTGCAGGGGACGACAGTCATGCCTTCTTCACCTCCAGTCTCTCACGCAGCTCCTTCCAGAGTCAGCACCTCTGTCCTGCAGACAGAGACGGAACCGACACGTTGTCCACGGTGTCTGGCTCCATGTCCACCATTGACACTGCCCGACTGATCCGAGCATTCGGCGCTCATAGAGTCCAGTATCTGAAAAGCAGCCCCAGCCTCAGTAAACTTTACAGTACCATCAACAagcagaaagaaggaaaggagcAGAGGACGGGGAGAAACTTGGCCGCCCCTCACATAAGCACACAATCAGAGACTAGTGGCACAGATGAATCT GTTGCTGCTGATTCTGCGTCATCAACCAGCACTTACATGCTCCCATCACACAGTGGCCCTTCCAGAACTTTCGGTACCAAGAAGGCTGTAAAACTGGTCAGTAAAGGCATCCAGGCAG AAACCATCtcagaatga